Below is a genomic region from Catenuloplanes atrovinosus.
GACCTGATGCGCAAGGGCGTGGAGACGCCGTCCGGGCTGCTGGACGTGACCGGGCTGCTGCCGGACACGATCTCGCCGCTGCCCGGGGGCGGGCTGACGATCGGCGCGGCCGCGCGGAACAGCGCGATCGCGGCGCACCCGCTGGTCCGGCGCGACTATCCGATGCTGTCCCGGGCGATCCTGGCCGGCGCGTCCGCGCAGATCCGCAACATGGCCACGGCCGGCGGGAACCTGATGCAGCGCACCCGCTGCGCGTACTTCGCGGACGCGGCCGGCTCCCGCTGTAACAAGCGCGAGCCGGGCAGCGGCTGCGACGCGATCGGCGGCTTCAACCGCTACCACTCGATTTTCGGCGCCTCGGCCTCCTGCGTGGCGGCGCACCCGTCCGACATGTGCGTGGCACTGGCCGCGCTGGACGCCCGGATCACGGTCAGCGGGGCCGGCGGCGACCGGACGATCCCGATCGGTGAGTTCTACCGGCTGCCCGGCGACCGGCCGGACCTGGAGACCGCGCTCACGCCGGACGAGGTGATCGTGTCGATCGAGCTGCCGCCGTCCACGGTCGCCGCGACCTCGGCGTACCGCAAGGTCCGGGACCGGGCCAGCTACGCGTTCGCGCTGGTCTCGGTGGCGGCGGCGCTGGACGTGCGGGACGGGGTCGTGCACGACGTGCGGATCGCGCTCGGCGGCGTCGCGCCGCGGCCGTGGCGGGCCGGCCACGCCGAGGAGGCGCTGCGCGGCGCCCGGCCCACGGACGAGGCGATCGCCACCGCCGTCTCGGCGGAGCTGGCCCACGCGACGCCGCTGCCCGGCAACACCTTCAAGCTCGAACTGGTACGCCGAACGGTGTCCGCCCTGCTGGCCGATCTTCGAGGAG
It encodes:
- a CDS encoding FAD binding domain-containing protein — its product is MNPITYRRASSVADAVATAGTDGWRLLGGGTNLVDLMRKGVETPSGLLDVTGLLPDTISPLPGGGLTIGAAARNSAIAAHPLVRRDYPMLSRAILAGASAQIRNMATAGGNLMQRTRCAYFADAAGSRCNKREPGSGCDAIGGFNRYHSIFGASASCVAAHPSDMCVALAALDARITVSGAGGDRTIPIGEFYRLPGDRPDLETALTPDEVIVSIELPPSTVAATSAYRKVRDRASYAFALVSVAAALDVRDGVVHDVRIALGGVAPRPWRAGHAEEALRGARPTDEAIATAVSAELAHATPLPGNTFKLELVRRTVSALLADLRGGPA